One window of Liquorilactobacillus nagelii DSM 13675 genomic DNA carries:
- a CDS encoding IS3 family transposase (programmed frameshift), whose product MKYYSDEFKNNIVKLYHNENRSKKSLANEYGVHPTTISHWIKRAKLVELPDGGVTSVEAFKQLQKENQQLKEENEILKAGGGVTGKALGKVKAIDFINEQLCKHRLWIILKALGLSKSTYYHWKHYQTSRHDKQDTILKSQIFEIWKNNYKAYGYPRITIAMRRLGVVIGPNRVYRLMQELGIRSLMGRRFKKPGTHVDYSQRPNLIKNHPIGTIWRADITYLELRPGTWVYLSTIFDQASKQIIAFNIGKEMASKLIIKTLLQALSRASKPTFLHSDMGSQYTSIAYEGLLKRHLIRHSYSKQGYPYDNGPLEAFHSLLKREFIFQTRFTSFEDLVLRVENYINWYNTERIRING is encoded by the exons ATGAAATATTATTCAGATGAATTTAAAAACAACATCGTTAAGCTTTATCACAATGAAAATCGTTCAAAGAAATCCTTAGCCAATGAATATGGGGTTCATCCAACCACCATCAGTCATTGGATCAAGCGGGCCAAATTAGTTGAACTACCTGACGGTGGCGTAACGAGTGTTGAAGCCTTCAAGCAACTACAGAAAGAAAACCAGCAGTTAAAAGAAGAAAATGAAATTTTAAAAGCAG GCGGCGGTGTTACTGGGAAGGCATTAGGCAAAGTTAAAGCCATAGACTTTATCAACGAACAATTATGTAAACACCGCCTCTGGATAATCTTGAAAGCCTTAGGGCTTTCTAAAAGTACGTATTATCATTGGAAACACTATCAGACAAGTCGTCATGATAAACAAGATACGATTTTAAAAAGCCAGATCTTTGAAATTTGGAAAAATAATTATAAAGCCTATGGGTACCCTCGGATCACAATTGCCATGAGAAGACTTGGTGTAGTCATTGGCCCCAATCGTGTCTACCGATTAATGCAGGAGTTAGGCATTCGATCACTAATGGGGCGGCGTTTTAAGAAGCCAGGCACTCATGTAGATTATTCTCAACGGCCTAACTTGATTAAGAACCATCCAATCGGAACTATTTGGCGTGCTGACATAACCTACCTAGAACTAAGACCAGGCACTTGGGTTTATCTAAGTACCATCTTTGACCAAGCTAGTAAGCAAATCATCGCTTTCAACATTGGCAAGGAGATGGCATCGAAACTGATTATTAAGACATTGTTGCAAGCCTTGAGCAGGGCTTCTAAGCCAACCTTTTTGCACTCTGATATGGGTTCACAATACACCAGTATTGCTTATGAAGGCCTGTTAAAGCGGCACCTGATTAGGCATTCATATTCCAAACAAGGTTATCCATATGATAACGGTCCGCTCGAAGCTTTCCATTCGCTACTTAAACGAGAATTTATTTTTCAAACACGTTTTACTAGTTTTGAGGACTTAGTCCTCAGAGTTGAAAATTACATTAACTGGTATAACACCGAAAGAATTAGGATAAACGGCTAA
- a CDS encoding zeta toxin family protein: protein MINKPQYIIVAGINGAGKSTLYDTLPILFDKTKRINADEILRQMGGDWHKDSDNLKAMREEIKQLHYSLDNRQSIHVETTLAGRGKAQLNLIDKAHENGFEVTLLYVALRDENLAIKRVKERVQKGGHGVPAETIKKRYRQSNHNLPEVAFKVDKVMIYDNSEKFTPVYVREKEQIIKNNLSHFPWINQNITCSENVQKQLKNFADQNPEVKPKNDPENKNDRPSY from the coding sequence TTGATAAACAAACCCCAATATATTATTGTTGCCGGTATTAACGGAGCAGGAAAGAGTACTCTTTACGATACGTTACCCATATTGTTTGATAAAACAAAACGGATTAACGCTGATGAAATTTTAAGACAAATGGGTGGCGATTGGCATAAAGACAGTGACAACTTAAAAGCCATGCGAGAGGAAATAAAGCAACTACACTATTCCTTAGATAACCGCCAAAGTATTCACGTAGAAACGACACTTGCAGGCAGAGGTAAAGCTCAACTAAATTTGATTGATAAAGCTCACGAAAATGGCTTTGAAGTGACTTTATTGTATGTTGCCTTGCGAGATGAAAATTTAGCCATCAAGAGAGTAAAAGAACGGGTACAAAAGGGTGGACATGGTGTACCAGCAGAGACTATCAAAAAACGTTATCGGCAATCGAATCATAACTTGCCAGAAGTGGCTTTTAAAGTTGATAAGGTAATGATCTATGATAACAGTGAAAAATTTACTCCTGTTTATGTAAGAGAAAAAGAACAAATAATTAAGAATAATTTGAGCCATTTTCCTTGGATAAATCAAAATATTACTTGTTCAGAAAATGTGCAAAAGCAGTTAAAGAATTTTGCAGATCAGAACCCAGAAGTTAAACCTAAAAATGATCCAGAAAATAAAAACGATCGGCCTAGTTATTAG
- a CDS encoding MIP/aquaporin family protein, which yields MTGSWEARYAAEFFGTLILVLLGNGAVANAFLKNTTGNDDPGLANGGWLLVASGYGLGVMLPAMMFGSISGNHLNPAITIGQAVIGIFPWAHVAPYLIWQFLGAIAGQCLILALYWPHYRQTTDNEAVLGTFANSDHANSQLNGFVTEMVGTAVLIFGAMGLYRGMFFHQNIDIANIGVGLLIAAMVISLGGPTGPALNPARDLGPRLVHALLPVPNKGSSHWEYSWVPVVAPIIGAVIGIWIYKIFFGL from the coding sequence ATGACAGGTTCATGGGAAGCACGCTACGCCGCTGAATTTTTTGGCACGCTGATCCTAGTACTACTAGGTAATGGTGCTGTCGCTAACGCATTCCTGAAGAACACGACTGGTAACGATGATCCAGGACTCGCCAATGGAGGATGGCTCCTGGTTGCATCGGGATATGGACTGGGGGTCATGCTCCCAGCCATGATGTTTGGCTCGATTTCTGGTAACCATTTAAACCCCGCGATTACGATTGGGCAAGCCGTGATTGGAATCTTTCCCTGGGCGCACGTTGCGCCTTACTTAATCTGGCAATTTCTAGGAGCAATCGCAGGCCAATGCTTGATTTTGGCACTGTACTGGCCCCATTATCGGCAAACGACTGATAATGAGGCGGTCTTAGGGACGTTTGCAAATAGTGATCATGCGAACAGTCAGTTAAACGGTTTTGTTACGGAAATGGTAGGAACCGCAGTCCTGATTTTTGGTGCCATGGGATTATATCGCGGAATGTTTTTTCATCAAAATATCGATATCGCCAATATTGGCGTTGGACTTTTGATTGCTGCCATGGTTATTTCGTTAGGCGGTCCAACCGGTCCGGCCCTAAATCCGGCCCGTGACTTGGGACCACGGCTAGTACACGCGTTATTACCAGTACCGAACAAGGGTAGTTCTCACTGGGAATATAGTTGGGTTCCCGTGGTTGCCCCAATTATTGGTGCCGTTATTGGAATTTGGATTTATAAGATCTTTTTTGGTTTGTAA
- a CDS encoding putative holin-like toxin has product MSVFQTLSLMLLFGTFLIALLSYIDKHHK; this is encoded by the coding sequence ATGAGCGTCTTCCAGACACTCTCGTTGATGTTGCTGTTTGGCACGTTTTTAATTGCGCTACTCAGCTATATCGACAAGCACCACAAATAA
- a CDS encoding heavy metal translocating P-type ATPase, with protein MKFQLFLTKHTNQITLVTGILIVLGMLSKYLLQFTLGYQVILAVASIIAVIPIAVRAWSALRNKVFSIELLVSIAVIGAFIIGEFNESAIVTFLFLFGSYLESKTLQKTRTAIKGLTDMSPTTATLVTDDGTEEVDVDDVDEGDVVLVKTGSQVPVDGIVVEGNGYLNEASITGEARQINKQLKDSVYSGTMVENGYLKIKATQVGDDTTFAKIIELVEEAQDTKSKAEKFIDRFAQYYTPAVLVLAVLVFAFSRDFRLAITVLVLGCPGALVIGAPVSNVAGIGNGAKRGILIKGGEVVDTFAKVDTLVFDKTGTLTEGNTAVTTMHTYTNNADNQLALAAAIEGFSDHPLGQAIVSYADQQSVGVAPVLDDTGTVKGQGICAQVGKQEVVIGNQKMLTAHNIKLNPNQLKDLNDLQAGGQSTVIMAVDGQVQLIFGIADTIRPGVKDSLAALKAQGIKKLVMLTGDNELTAQAVANELNLDEVHANLLPEEKVEYVKKLKAAGNTVAFIGDGINDSPSIANADIGIAMGSGTDVAIDTSDVVLMQSSFPALVHAHGLAKKTVSNTRENIFIAIATVAFLLIGLIFGYIYMASGMFVHEASILVVIFNAMRLINFQTKFDKQQPTKTIQAATA; from the coding sequence ATGAAATTCCAATTATTTCTCACTAAACATACGAATCAAATTACATTAGTTACGGGGATTCTGATTGTCCTTGGGATGCTCAGTAAATATCTCTTACAATTTACGCTCGGTTACCAAGTCATTTTAGCAGTTGCTTCAATTATTGCCGTCATTCCGATTGCGGTTCGTGCTTGGAGCGCACTTCGGAACAAAGTTTTCAGTATTGAACTGTTAGTTAGTATCGCAGTGATTGGGGCATTCATTATTGGTGAATTCAACGAATCCGCAATCGTTACTTTCCTCTTCTTGTTTGGCTCCTATCTCGAAAGCAAGACCTTGCAGAAGACGCGGACCGCAATCAAAGGCTTGACTGACATGTCACCAACTACCGCAACTTTAGTTACTGATGATGGCACCGAAGAAGTCGACGTTGATGATGTGGACGAAGGTGACGTTGTCCTAGTTAAAACTGGGAGTCAGGTTCCCGTTGACGGGATTGTTGTTGAAGGTAACGGCTACCTTAACGAAGCCTCAATTACGGGTGAAGCACGCCAAATCAACAAGCAACTCAAGGACTCGGTTTACTCCGGAACAATGGTTGAAAATGGCTATCTGAAGATCAAAGCGACTCAGGTTGGCGACGACACGACTTTTGCCAAAATTATTGAATTGGTCGAAGAAGCTCAAGATACCAAGTCCAAAGCTGAAAAGTTCATCGACCGCTTTGCTCAATATTATACGCCTGCCGTCCTCGTTTTAGCAGTCTTAGTCTTCGCCTTCTCCCGTGACTTCCGCTTAGCAATCACGGTACTGGTTCTCGGTTGCCCAGGTGCCTTAGTTATCGGCGCCCCAGTGTCAAACGTTGCCGGAATCGGGAATGGTGCCAAGCGTGGTATCCTGATCAAGGGTGGTGAAGTCGTCGATACTTTTGCCAAAGTCGATACCCTGGTCTTCGATAAGACCGGTACTTTAACGGAAGGTAACACTGCCGTTACAACCATGCACACTTACACAAACAATGCGGATAATCAACTAGCTCTCGCTGCCGCTATTGAGGGCTTTTCCGACCATCCGTTAGGCCAAGCAATCGTCAGTTATGCCGACCAGCAGTCAGTGGGGGTCGCTCCCGTCCTAGATGACACTGGAACCGTTAAGGGTCAAGGAATCTGTGCACAAGTCGGTAAGCAAGAAGTTGTCATTGGTAATCAAAAAATGTTGACGGCTCATAATATCAAACTAAATCCTAATCAACTCAAAGATCTCAATGATTTACAAGCTGGTGGTCAATCAACCGTTATCATGGCAGTCGACGGACAAGTTCAACTCATCTTCGGGATTGCCGATACGATTCGTCCAGGCGTGAAGGACTCCCTCGCCGCATTAAAAGCCCAAGGAATCAAGAAACTCGTTATGTTAACTGGAGACAATGAACTCACCGCTCAAGCCGTTGCCAACGAATTGAACCTAGATGAAGTTCACGCCAACCTCTTGCCAGAAGAAAAAGTCGAATACGTTAAGAAACTAAAAGCAGCCGGTAACACGGTCGCCTTTATTGGGGATGGAATCAACGACAGTCCTTCAATCGCTAACGCCGATATCGGAATCGCAATGGGTAGTGGGACTGACGTTGCCATCGATACATCCGATGTCGTCTTGATGCAATCAAGCTTCCCCGCATTAGTACACGCCCACGGTCTCGCCAAGAAAACTGTCTCGAACACTCGTGAAAACATCTTCATCGCCATTGCCACCGTGGCCTTCCTACTGATTGGGCTAATCTTCGGTTATATCTACATGGCCAGTGGGATGTTTGTCCATGAAGCTAGTATCTTAGTCGTTATCTTCAACGCTATGCGGTTAATCAATTTCCAAACCAAGTTCGACAAACAACAACCAACTAAAACCATTCAAGCAGCCACAGCTTAA
- a CDS encoding type II toxin-antitoxin system RelB/DinJ family antitoxin has translation MAVKEKKRVQVQIDKDLADNTEAVLSELGLNQTTAINMFYKRIVADGALPFTPALSEAEKANLGFLKATKDTPVIEFKDTKEVTDWVNDPEQD, from the coding sequence ATGGCAGTTAAGGAAAAGAAACGGGTACAAGTCCAGATTGACAAAGACTTGGCCGATAATACCGAAGCCGTTTTAAGTGAGTTGGGTCTAAACCAAACCACAGCGATTAACATGTTTTACAAGCGGATTGTGGCAGACGGAGCATTACCGTTTACACCAGCCTTAAGTGAAGCAGAAAAAGCTAATTTAGGCTTTTTAAAGGCTACCAAAGATACGCCAGTAATAGAGTTCAAAGACACTAAAGAAGTCACTGATTGGGTCAATGATCCGGAACAGGACTAG
- a CDS encoding type II toxin-antitoxin system RelB/DinJ family antitoxin, translated as MTNTATSSRINTRIDPAIKKKAQEQLAQHGLTMSEFMRVVVTTVANNGKP; from the coding sequence ATGACTAACACAGCAACTAGTTCCAGAATTAACACTAGAATCGACCCAGCAATTAAGAAAAAGGCCCAGGAACAACTGGCTCAACATGGGTTAACTATGTCCGAATTCATGCGGGTAGTTGTGACAACCGTGGCTAACAATGGGAAACCATAA
- a CDS encoding metal-sensitive transcriptional regulator, whose translation MATTEEYVTNKQIKTRLKRSAGQLDGVLRMMDENRPCEDVLVQLSAVKSSIDKAMKLVIARNINNCVDAMTTADVQNLEHSLDLLLKTK comes from the coding sequence ATGGCAACTACTGAAGAATATGTCACTAACAAGCAGATCAAGACCCGGCTGAAACGCTCGGCTGGTCAACTGGACGGCGTTTTACGTATGATGGACGAAAATCGTCCTTGCGAAGATGTCTTAGTTCAACTTTCAGCAGTGAAATCAAGTATCGACAAGGCCATGAAACTCGTCATCGCCCGTAATATTAATAATTGTGTAGATGCGATGACCACGGCTGATGTTCAGAATCTTGAACACTCCTTGGATCTACTGCTAAAAACCAAATAA
- a CDS encoding ArdC-like ssDNA-binding domain-containing protein, whose translation MPNKADVKAWKAQLVAQAEQQILKLTDSDRFKQYLNTLAKFHHYSARNIDLIYAQNPQATQVAGFKQWQTAFNRTVKRGAKAIRIAAPIIKKLTPAEKKRLDTTDERAIVGYRYLPVFDVSQTSGEPVLSAKDFVKENLADHQNVTSLYNAFKDYLNQQTDLKVSEVPLATLNGAKGYFQPSTNEIVIGGDEPDNALKLKTLYHEYAHSQLHGLKSAFKDRPRAYQETQAEAVAYVAMQNIGVDTGNYSLGYVATWAKDKAVIHSALSEIQQVSNKVIELSDGLTKQLGLQEAQKEPEHDLKKLSAHDLNKSYQSLQQQVQQARNPQQKSELKNKLNDIHHEISNRTQKQLQAFAEENPEIKQPDSEPDQSLKR comes from the coding sequence ATGCCAAATAAAGCAGATGTTAAGGCTTGGAAAGCACAATTAGTCGCCCAAGCCGAACAACAAATCCTAAAATTAACCGATAGTGACCGATTTAAACAGTATCTCAATACCCTGGCTAAATTTCATCATTATAGCGCCAGAAACATTGATTTGATTTATGCGCAAAATCCGCAAGCTACTCAAGTCGCGGGCTTTAAGCAATGGCAGACGGCTTTTAACCGCACCGTCAAACGAGGCGCAAAAGCGATTCGGATTGCGGCCCCGATTATTAAGAAGTTAACACCAGCCGAGAAAAAGCGTCTTGATACCACCGATGAACGCGCCATTGTCGGTTACCGTTATCTACCCGTCTTTGACGTGTCACAAACTAGCGGTGAGCCAGTGTTAAGTGCCAAGGATTTTGTCAAAGAAAATTTAGCCGATCATCAGAATGTGACAAGCTTATATAATGCGTTCAAAGATTATTTAAACCAGCAAACCGACCTTAAAGTCAGCGAAGTGCCTTTAGCGACGCTAAATGGGGCTAAGGGGTATTTTCAACCCAGCACTAATGAAATCGTCATTGGTGGCGATGAGCCCGACAATGCTTTGAAACTAAAGACGTTATATCACGAATATGCGCATAGCCAGCTACACGGATTAAAATCAGCCTTTAAAGATCGGCCACGAGCTTATCAGGAAACCCAAGCCGAAGCGGTTGCATATGTTGCCATGCAAAATATTGGGGTTGATACGGGCAATTACTCCCTCGGTTATGTAGCTACCTGGGCCAAAGATAAAGCTGTGATCCATAGTGCTTTAAGTGAGATCCAGCAAGTGAGCAACAAAGTGATTGAGCTTAGCGACGGGTTAACCAAACAATTAGGCTTACAAGAAGCCCAAAAAGAGCCTGAGCATGATCTAAAAAAGTTATCAGCCCATGATCTTAATAAGTCCTACCAAAGCTTGCAGCAACAAGTTCAGCAAGCAAGGAACCCACAACAAAAATCAGAACTAAAAAATAAACTAAATGATATACACCATGAAATCAGTAATCGAACACAAAAACAGCTACAAGCATTTGCTGAAGAAAATCCAGAAATTAAACAACCAGATTCTGAACCCGATCAAAGCCTAAAACGTTAG
- a CDS encoding Hachiman antiphage defense system protein HamA: MGLTSQGKRQLILGVSQLSNNLENAISNVVKKIANFDNNQSNEMVLANDIVDRSIIYTQFGESKSKAIIKLIAPTETDFEDIASYCLLLLRQVLVLKKLAVYPNSFGVIPVNVIFNSED; the protein is encoded by the coding sequence ATGGGCCTCACCTCGCAAGGGAAAAGACAGCTAATCCTTGGAGTATCTCAATTAAGTAATAATCTCGAAAATGCAATTAGTAATGTAGTAAAAAAGATAGCAAATTTCGACAATAACCAATCTAACGAAATGGTATTGGCTAATGACATAGTTGATCGTTCAATTATTTATACACAATTTGGAGAAAGTAAGAGTAAGGCCATTATTAAGTTGATAGCGCCAACAGAAACCGATTTTGAAGATATTGCTTCATATTGCTTATTGCTCCTACGTCAAGTTTTGGTACTAAAAAAATTAGCCGTTTATCCTAATTCTTTCGGTGTTATACCAGTTAATGTAATTTTCAACTCTGAGGACTAA
- the mobQ gene encoding MobQ family relaxase, giving the protein MAIFHMSFSNISAGKGRSAIASAAYRSGEKLFDNQEGRRYFYARSVIPESFILTPKNAPAWASDREKLWNEVERKDRRANSRYAKEFNVALPVELSESEQKELLTKYVQENFVDQGMVADVAIHRDHPDNPHAHVMLTNRPFNPDGSWGLKAKTQYIKDENGKQLLTKSGFPKQRKIWLVDWDKKEKINEWRKNWALSVNQFLAQKNIPDRISEKSFVDQGIQETPTQHEGINSQRKNRKAFNQQVRAQRNAQAKYHNLDEKIRNHEHFDALTDELLFSEKHTISHLSQQLKTYVDLEHLDDKQRMLFNWKNSLLIKHAIGEDITKQLLTIDQQTTSLEQANQLLNKVVERATKKLYPELNFEQTTAAERRELIKETNSEQTIFKGSELAERLADIRNDLLTQQLLTFTKRPYTSWQLVNQQAQTIEKQLTTVLAKHGHQLDDLKHTDRGMLAAYQPNELEFISKAVKDLRVMREVKAVVQTQYDSILTTAFPDSDLDKLETIDKEQIYTAVVYYDPELKPLSANDLSQLQQQPPVVFTSQQHQAGLNYLLGKMELKDIQNHRLQRVLKHDGTRQLFIGECGQDPKLDHKQIEMVQTRLKQQTTRFDQYRQAQVKDYRAINYHPTSPKNYLTNILDEALITILYAKNTDYLRKQQLRGLKETEWAMTKKQRQHQTRNRHEDGGMHL; this is encoded by the coding sequence ATGGCAATATTTCATATGAGTTTTAGTAATATTAGTGCTGGTAAAGGACGCAGTGCCATTGCCAGTGCCGCTTATCGAAGTGGTGAAAAATTATTTGATAATCAAGAAGGTCGCCGATATTTCTATGCCCGATCGGTAATTCCAGAAAGCTTTATTTTGACCCCAAAAAATGCACCAGCATGGGCCAGTGATCGAGAAAAATTATGGAATGAAGTAGAAAGAAAAGATCGGCGAGCAAATTCTCGGTATGCAAAAGAATTTAACGTGGCTTTGCCAGTTGAATTAAGTGAATCCGAACAGAAAGAATTACTGACAAAATATGTGCAAGAAAATTTTGTCGATCAAGGTATGGTAGCTGACGTAGCAATTCATCGCGATCACCCAGACAATCCGCATGCACATGTGATGTTAACCAATCGCCCATTTAACCCCGATGGTAGTTGGGGATTAAAAGCAAAGACGCAGTACATTAAAGATGAAAATGGCAAGCAACTTTTAACCAAAAGCGGGTTTCCAAAACAAAGAAAAATTTGGTTGGTTGATTGGGATAAAAAGGAAAAAATTAATGAGTGGCGAAAAAATTGGGCGTTGAGTGTTAATCAGTTCTTAGCACAAAAAAATATTCCGGATCGGATTAGTGAAAAATCGTTTGTCGATCAAGGGATTCAAGAGACACCTACCCAACACGAAGGCATTAACAGCCAAAGAAAAAATCGAAAAGCATTTAATCAACAAGTTAGAGCGCAAAGAAACGCTCAAGCTAAATATCATAATCTTGACGAAAAGATAAGAAATCATGAACATTTTGACGCGTTAACTGACGAGCTATTGTTCTCTGAAAAACACACAATTAGTCATCTAAGTCAGCAATTGAAAACCTATGTCGATTTAGAACATTTAGATGATAAACAGCGCATGCTGTTTAATTGGAAAAACAGCTTATTAATCAAACATGCCATTGGTGAAGATATAACCAAGCAACTGCTGACTATTGACCAGCAAACGACATCACTAGAACAAGCTAATCAGTTGTTAAATAAAGTGGTGGAACGAGCAACGAAAAAGCTTTATCCGGAACTTAATTTTGAACAGACAACCGCAGCTGAACGACGGGAACTGATTAAAGAAACTAATAGTGAACAAACGATTTTCAAAGGTAGCGAATTGGCAGAACGGTTAGCGGATATTCGAAACGACTTATTAACCCAGCAATTATTGACGTTTACCAAGCGGCCATATACCAGCTGGCAGTTAGTTAATCAGCAAGCCCAAACAATTGAGAAGCAATTAACCACGGTACTAGCCAAACATGGTCACCAGTTAGACGATTTGAAGCATACTGATCGGGGCATGCTAGCCGCTTATCAACCTAACGAACTCGAATTCATTTCTAAAGCGGTCAAAGATTTACGGGTCATGCGGGAAGTTAAAGCCGTGGTGCAAACCCAATACGACAGCATTCTAACGACTGCTTTTCCGGACAGTGACCTCGATAAGCTAGAGACGATTGACAAGGAGCAAATCTATACCGCTGTGGTTTACTATGATCCAGAATTAAAGCCATTAAGCGCCAATGATCTTAGTCAATTGCAACAGCAGCCACCGGTCGTCTTTACTAGTCAGCAACACCAAGCTGGTTTGAATTACCTGTTAGGTAAAATGGAATTAAAAGATATTCAGAACCACCGATTACAACGGGTCTTAAAACATGATGGCACTCGGCAACTGTTTATCGGCGAATGTGGCCAAGATCCTAAGTTGGATCACAAACAAATTGAAATGGTGCAAACCCGTTTGAAACAACAGACAACGCGGTTTGATCAATATAGGCAGGCTCAAGTTAAAGACTATCGGGCCATTAATTACCACCCAACTAGCCCGAAAAACTACCTGACTAATATTTTGGACGAAGCCTTAATAACCATTTTATATGCGAAGAACACGGACTATCTAAGAAAGCAGCAACTACGTGGCTTAAAAGAGACCGAGTGGGCAATGACGAAAAAGCAGCGGCAACATCAAACTCGAAACCGGCATGAAGATGGGGGCATGCACTTGTAA
- a CDS encoding thioredoxin family protein yields MIKEIHDQDFAKETDTGIAVIDFRADWCPPCRMMDPILKSLSEDPAYKDQVNFVSLNIDHDQATASQFQVQGIPTFLIKKDGQVVSHMVGARPKPDFEVELKKALA; encoded by the coding sequence ATGATTAAAGAAATACATGATCAAGATTTTGCCAAAGAAACAGATACTGGTATCGCCGTTATTGATTTTCGCGCGGACTGGTGCCCACCATGTCGCATGATGGACCCAATTCTTAAGTCCCTTTCTGAAGACCCCGCTTACAAGGACCAGGTCAACTTCGTTTCATTGAACATTGACCATGACCAAGCTACGGCCAGTCAATTCCAAGTTCAAGGAATTCCAACCTTCCTGATTAAGAAAGATGGCCAAGTCGTCAGTCACATGGTCGGAGCACGTCCTAAGCCTGATTTTGAAGTCGAACTCAAAAAAGCACTTGCCTAA